One window of the Macrobrachium nipponense isolate FS-2020 chromosome 22, ASM1510439v2, whole genome shotgun sequence genome contains the following:
- the LOC135198700 gene encoding splicing factor 1-like isoform X1, which yields MPTVLPSNMSKDQEEAYLLQLQIEELSRRLRSNDLGISPNPEDRSPSPEPIYNNEGKRLNTREYRTRKKLEDDRHNCITRMLTLNADYKPPADYKPPVVKVSDKVMIPQEEHPDINFVGLLIGPRGNTLKAMEKDTGAKIIIRGKGSVKEGKVGRKDGGPMPGEDEPLHAYVTASNPESVKKAVDKIKEIIRQGVEVPEGQNDLRRMQLRELALLNGTLRENDGPRCSNCGSNTHKSWQCPDKPNVTNNVVCTSCGGAGHISKDCRQRRAPGAPPTVDRQKIDEEYMSLMAELGEGPPPPQNADRNSSRPVSAPTTRGLFERPQGPPRPLMSLQTRGPEPQSAPNNQFNSSPNQGGMSQNSWNSPMGGQGPRPLMGGNNGPPNLNQPPPGMPWQQQQQQQQQKPQQPQQQSQQQGGPNSFQGVPPPNLLQAPPPPPPTTQNGQQQQQQQQQPSWMTQAPPGPPGGPQGPQGPQGPQGPPGNHGGPHNGPHGGPHGGPHGGPGAPHGGPHGGPGGPHGGPHGGPGGPHGGPGPHGGPGGPHGPGGPGGPPHGGPPHGPPPQMNHWQGPPPGHHGPPGMGCPPPGPVPPPRPVGPPPGWGWNGPPQPVGPPPGGPGGPGGPSGPGGPGPRGPGGVDLGALLSAPPPPPPS from the exons ATGCCAACGGTTTTACCGAGCAACATGTCCAAAGACCAGGAAGAGGCCTATTTAT TGCAGCTGCAGATTGAAGAACTAAGTCGGCGTCTCCGCTCCAACGATCTGGGCATCTCTCCTAATCCTGAAGACAG GTCTCCATCCCCAGAGCCAATCTACAATAACGAGGGCAAGCGCCTGAATACGCGCGAGTATCGAACTCGTAAGAAGCTAGAAGATGACCGTCATAATTGCATCACACGTATGCTGACTTTAAATGCTGACTACAAACCACCTGCTGATTATAA GCCACCAGTGGTGAAAGTGTCAGATAAAGTTATGATTCCGCAAGAAGAACACCCTGACATTAACTTTGTCGGACTGCTCATTGGACCCCGAGGAAATACGCTGAAAGCCATGGAGAAAGACACTGGAGCAAAGATTATTATAAGAGGAAAAGGATCTGTCAAAGAGGGCAAG GTTGGCCGAAAAGACGGAGGGCCCATGCCTGGGGAAGATGAACCACTTCACGCTTACGTGACAGCGAGTAATCCTGAGAGCGTCAAGAAAGCAGTGGACAAG ATAAAAGAAATTATTCGGCAAGGTGTCGAAGTTCCTGAAGGCCAAAATGATTTGAGAAGAATGCAGCTGAGAGAGTTGGCCTTGCTGAATGGTACCCTTAGAGAAAATGATGGGCCACGGTGCAGTAATTGTGGGTCCAACACTCACAAATCGTGGCAG TGTCCCGACAAGCCTAATGTTACAAACAATGTAGTCTGTACCAGCTGTGGAGGAGCTGGTCATATATCCAAAGATTGCCGTCAACGACGAGCACCAGGTGCCCCACCTACTGTTGACAGGCAAAAAATAGATGAAGAGTACATGTCATTGATGGCAGAATTAGGAGAAGGCCCTCCACCCCCGCAGAATGCTGACCGTAATAGCAGTCGACCCGTTTCAGCACCTACGACTAGAGGTCTATTTGAAAGGCCACAAGGTCCACCACGACCCCTCATGTCACTCCAGACACGAGGACCAGAGCCTCAATCTGCCCCAAATAATCAGTTCAATAGCAGTCCCAACCAGGGAGGAATGAGTCAGAACTCATGGAACAGCCCAATGGGTGGCCAAGGACCCCGTCCTCTTATGGGTGGCAACAATGGTCCTCCTAATTTGAATCAGCCTCCACCAGGGATGCCttggcaacagcagcagcagcagcagcagcagaagccaCAGCAACCACAGCAGCAATCTCAACAGCAAGGGGGACCCAACAGCTTTCAGGGAGTGCCGCCACCGAACTTGCTACaggcccctccccctccaccacccACTACTCAGAAtggccagcagcagcagcagcagcagcagcagcccagtTGGATGACACAAGCACCTCCTGGTCCTCCTGGAGGTCCACAGGGACCACAGGGTCCTCAGGGTCCGCAAGGACCACCAGGAAATCATGGTGGGCCCCATAATGGACCCCATGGAGGTCCACATGGTGGGCCTCATGGTGGACCTGGTGCACCCCATGGTGGTCCACATGGTGGACCCGGGGGTCCTCATGGAGGTCCTCACGGAGGTCCTGGAGGACCTCATGGAGGCCCTGGCCCTCATGGAGGTCCAGGTGGACCTCATGGGCCAGGAGGTCCTGGGGGTCCACCACACGGTGGCCCACCGCACGGACCACCGCCACAGATGAACCACTGGCAAGGTCCCCCGCCAGGTCATCACGGACCTCCTGGGATGGGATGCCCGCCACCTGGCCCAGTCCCTCCACCACGCCCTGTGGGACCACCACCTGGCTGGGGTTGGAATGGCCCTCCACAACCTGTAGGGCCACCACCTGGTGGACCAGGAGGTCCAGGTGGCCCTAGTGGTCCAGGGGGACCTGGACCACGAGGACCAGGGGGTGTCGACTTAGGAGCCCTTTTATCAGCCCCACCCCCTCCACCACCATCTTAA
- the LOC135198700 gene encoding basic salivary proline-rich protein 1-like isoform X2, producing MSPSPEPIYNNEGKRLNTREYRTRKKLEDDRHNCITRMLTLNADYKPPADYKPPVVKVSDKVMIPQEEHPDINFVGLLIGPRGNTLKAMEKDTGAKIIIRGKGSVKEGKVGRKDGGPMPGEDEPLHAYVTASNPESVKKAVDKIKEIIRQGVEVPEGQNDLRRMQLRELALLNGTLRENDGPRCSNCGSNTHKSWQCPDKPNVTNNVVCTSCGGAGHISKDCRQRRAPGAPPTVDRQKIDEEYMSLMAELGEGPPPPQNADRNSSRPVSAPTTRGLFERPQGPPRPLMSLQTRGPEPQSAPNNQFNSSPNQGGMSQNSWNSPMGGQGPRPLMGGNNGPPNLNQPPPGMPWQQQQQQQQQKPQQPQQQSQQQGGPNSFQGVPPPNLLQAPPPPPPTTQNGQQQQQQQQQPSWMTQAPPGPPGGPQGPQGPQGPQGPPGNHGGPHNGPHGGPHGGPHGGPGAPHGGPHGGPGGPHGGPHGGPGGPHGGPGPHGGPGGPHGPGGPGGPPHGGPPHGPPPQMNHWQGPPPGHHGPPGMGCPPPGPVPPPRPVGPPPGWGWNGPPQPVGPPPGGPGGPGGPSGPGGPGPRGPGGVDLGALLSAPPPPPPS from the exons AT GTCTCCATCCCCAGAGCCAATCTACAATAACGAGGGCAAGCGCCTGAATACGCGCGAGTATCGAACTCGTAAGAAGCTAGAAGATGACCGTCATAATTGCATCACACGTATGCTGACTTTAAATGCTGACTACAAACCACCTGCTGATTATAA GCCACCAGTGGTGAAAGTGTCAGATAAAGTTATGATTCCGCAAGAAGAACACCCTGACATTAACTTTGTCGGACTGCTCATTGGACCCCGAGGAAATACGCTGAAAGCCATGGAGAAAGACACTGGAGCAAAGATTATTATAAGAGGAAAAGGATCTGTCAAAGAGGGCAAG GTTGGCCGAAAAGACGGAGGGCCCATGCCTGGGGAAGATGAACCACTTCACGCTTACGTGACAGCGAGTAATCCTGAGAGCGTCAAGAAAGCAGTGGACAAG ATAAAAGAAATTATTCGGCAAGGTGTCGAAGTTCCTGAAGGCCAAAATGATTTGAGAAGAATGCAGCTGAGAGAGTTGGCCTTGCTGAATGGTACCCTTAGAGAAAATGATGGGCCACGGTGCAGTAATTGTGGGTCCAACACTCACAAATCGTGGCAG TGTCCCGACAAGCCTAATGTTACAAACAATGTAGTCTGTACCAGCTGTGGAGGAGCTGGTCATATATCCAAAGATTGCCGTCAACGACGAGCACCAGGTGCCCCACCTACTGTTGACAGGCAAAAAATAGATGAAGAGTACATGTCATTGATGGCAGAATTAGGAGAAGGCCCTCCACCCCCGCAGAATGCTGACCGTAATAGCAGTCGACCCGTTTCAGCACCTACGACTAGAGGTCTATTTGAAAGGCCACAAGGTCCACCACGACCCCTCATGTCACTCCAGACACGAGGACCAGAGCCTCAATCTGCCCCAAATAATCAGTTCAATAGCAGTCCCAACCAGGGAGGAATGAGTCAGAACTCATGGAACAGCCCAATGGGTGGCCAAGGACCCCGTCCTCTTATGGGTGGCAACAATGGTCCTCCTAATTTGAATCAGCCTCCACCAGGGATGCCttggcaacagcagcagcagcagcagcagcagaagccaCAGCAACCACAGCAGCAATCTCAACAGCAAGGGGGACCCAACAGCTTTCAGGGAGTGCCGCCACCGAACTTGCTACaggcccctccccctccaccacccACTACTCAGAAtggccagcagcagcagcagcagcagcagcagcccagtTGGATGACACAAGCACCTCCTGGTCCTCCTGGAGGTCCACAGGGACCACAGGGTCCTCAGGGTCCGCAAGGACCACCAGGAAATCATGGTGGGCCCCATAATGGACCCCATGGAGGTCCACATGGTGGGCCTCATGGTGGACCTGGTGCACCCCATGGTGGTCCACATGGTGGACCCGGGGGTCCTCATGGAGGTCCTCACGGAGGTCCTGGAGGACCTCATGGAGGCCCTGGCCCTCATGGAGGTCCAGGTGGACCTCATGGGCCAGGAGGTCCTGGGGGTCCACCACACGGTGGCCCACCGCACGGACCACCGCCACAGATGAACCACTGGCAAGGTCCCCCGCCAGGTCATCACGGACCTCCTGGGATGGGATGCCCGCCACCTGGCCCAGTCCCTCCACCACGCCCTGTGGGACCACCACCTGGCTGGGGTTGGAATGGCCCTCCACAACCTGTAGGGCCACCACCTGGTGGACCAGGAGGTCCAGGTGGCCCTAGTGGTCCAGGGGGACCTGGACCACGAGGACCAGGGGGTGTCGACTTAGGAGCCCTTTTATCAGCCCCACCCCCTCCACCACCATCTTAA
- the LOC135198700 gene encoding basic salivary proline-rich protein 1-like isoform X3, giving the protein MLTLNADYKPPADYKPPVVKVSDKVMIPQEEHPDINFVGLLIGPRGNTLKAMEKDTGAKIIIRGKGSVKEGKVGRKDGGPMPGEDEPLHAYVTASNPESVKKAVDKIKEIIRQGVEVPEGQNDLRRMQLRELALLNGTLRENDGPRCSNCGSNTHKSWQCPDKPNVTNNVVCTSCGGAGHISKDCRQRRAPGAPPTVDRQKIDEEYMSLMAELGEGPPPPQNADRNSSRPVSAPTTRGLFERPQGPPRPLMSLQTRGPEPQSAPNNQFNSSPNQGGMSQNSWNSPMGGQGPRPLMGGNNGPPNLNQPPPGMPWQQQQQQQQQKPQQPQQQSQQQGGPNSFQGVPPPNLLQAPPPPPPTTQNGQQQQQQQQQPSWMTQAPPGPPGGPQGPQGPQGPQGPPGNHGGPHNGPHGGPHGGPHGGPGAPHGGPHGGPGGPHGGPHGGPGGPHGGPGPHGGPGGPHGPGGPGGPPHGGPPHGPPPQMNHWQGPPPGHHGPPGMGCPPPGPVPPPRPVGPPPGWGWNGPPQPVGPPPGGPGGPGGPSGPGGPGPRGPGGVDLGALLSAPPPPPPS; this is encoded by the exons ATGCTGACTTTAAATGCTGACTACAAACCACCTGCTGATTATAA GCCACCAGTGGTGAAAGTGTCAGATAAAGTTATGATTCCGCAAGAAGAACACCCTGACATTAACTTTGTCGGACTGCTCATTGGACCCCGAGGAAATACGCTGAAAGCCATGGAGAAAGACACTGGAGCAAAGATTATTATAAGAGGAAAAGGATCTGTCAAAGAGGGCAAG GTTGGCCGAAAAGACGGAGGGCCCATGCCTGGGGAAGATGAACCACTTCACGCTTACGTGACAGCGAGTAATCCTGAGAGCGTCAAGAAAGCAGTGGACAAG ATAAAAGAAATTATTCGGCAAGGTGTCGAAGTTCCTGAAGGCCAAAATGATTTGAGAAGAATGCAGCTGAGAGAGTTGGCCTTGCTGAATGGTACCCTTAGAGAAAATGATGGGCCACGGTGCAGTAATTGTGGGTCCAACACTCACAAATCGTGGCAG TGTCCCGACAAGCCTAATGTTACAAACAATGTAGTCTGTACCAGCTGTGGAGGAGCTGGTCATATATCCAAAGATTGCCGTCAACGACGAGCACCAGGTGCCCCACCTACTGTTGACAGGCAAAAAATAGATGAAGAGTACATGTCATTGATGGCAGAATTAGGAGAAGGCCCTCCACCCCCGCAGAATGCTGACCGTAATAGCAGTCGACCCGTTTCAGCACCTACGACTAGAGGTCTATTTGAAAGGCCACAAGGTCCACCACGACCCCTCATGTCACTCCAGACACGAGGACCAGAGCCTCAATCTGCCCCAAATAATCAGTTCAATAGCAGTCCCAACCAGGGAGGAATGAGTCAGAACTCATGGAACAGCCCAATGGGTGGCCAAGGACCCCGTCCTCTTATGGGTGGCAACAATGGTCCTCCTAATTTGAATCAGCCTCCACCAGGGATGCCttggcaacagcagcagcagcagcagcagcagaagccaCAGCAACCACAGCAGCAATCTCAACAGCAAGGGGGACCCAACAGCTTTCAGGGAGTGCCGCCACCGAACTTGCTACaggcccctccccctccaccacccACTACTCAGAAtggccagcagcagcagcagcagcagcagcagcccagtTGGATGACACAAGCACCTCCTGGTCCTCCTGGAGGTCCACAGGGACCACAGGGTCCTCAGGGTCCGCAAGGACCACCAGGAAATCATGGTGGGCCCCATAATGGACCCCATGGAGGTCCACATGGTGGGCCTCATGGTGGACCTGGTGCACCCCATGGTGGTCCACATGGTGGACCCGGGGGTCCTCATGGAGGTCCTCACGGAGGTCCTGGAGGACCTCATGGAGGCCCTGGCCCTCATGGAGGTCCAGGTGGACCTCATGGGCCAGGAGGTCCTGGGGGTCCACCACACGGTGGCCCACCGCACGGACCACCGCCACAGATGAACCACTGGCAAGGTCCCCCGCCAGGTCATCACGGACCTCCTGGGATGGGATGCCCGCCACCTGGCCCAGTCCCTCCACCACGCCCTGTGGGACCACCACCTGGCTGGGGTTGGAATGGCCCTCCACAACCTGTAGGGCCACCACCTGGTGGACCAGGAGGTCCAGGTGGCCCTAGTGGTCCAGGGGGACCTGGACCACGAGGACCAGGGGGTGTCGACTTAGGAGCCCTTTTATCAGCCCCACCCCCTCCACCACCATCTTAA